ACGTTAACACAACGTGTCATGGTTCCATGCAACCCCCTGGCCGCATACTGCTCCCACATGCTGACACGCAATTCCCAATATTACATCAAAACAGGACTAGCTACACTACGCCGTTTTGGCAGTCCATTTCGCTTTAGGACCGTACGGCGCCTGATCTTATGATATTTTGGAGAGgagctttttttcttcttatttttactAGGATTGCTATCTAAATATTAATCTGCCCTAGAGTTGCCATGCATATTACTGAAAGAACCTTCAGGCTGCTGCTAGCTGGGGCAGCTACTGTTTGGCCAGATAGCAAACTCGAAGATTCTAGCCAAAATACagtgttatttattaatttgactATCAAGTTTTAGCGGCAGCAGCTGCTGCTGATGCTATTTACTCCATTAACCTGGAAAGATGAGATGAGAATTACTCATGTCTTGGATCCCGTGCTTTTATCCCCTTCTTGAACAGctttctctcctctcctcttctcGTAGGCCTCGAAGAACTCCTTGTTTTCTTTCTCCAACTCCTTCCATACTGTTGGGATATttaacacacacacagacacaaGTTAATTACTCCAAATGGCTGTATAATTAATTACCTTGCTAAGTTTAGCTAGCATGTGTTAGTCAGCTAGTGTGCCTTTGTGCAAGTACTACTGggtaaagaaaagaagatggcTACTGGTACCTGTGGAAGTAATGACAGGTTTGATGTCAGCATGCTTGGACAGAGCTTCCATGCACTCTTCTTTGCTCATGTTGAATATGATGCACTCTTCTATTAGATGGTGCACCTGCAAGACCATCAATCACATACATATACCTTATGAATATAGCTTAATTCcatgcaaaaaaagaaagaaagaaagaaagaagaaaagatactattgatcaaattaataattctcCAAATACCATGTGGATGTATGAAGCAGAAGAATCACCCATGTCCTCCTCTCTCTTTATATAAATATGTATGTATGGAACTAGTAGCtacaaacaatatatatatacacaccctACTCTATCTTTTatgatcaagaaattaaatcacGATTCTGGAGGCAGAACAAGCCTGAATATACCAAGATCGATCAGAAGAAAACAACTAGAACAGAGAAGGGCAAAGAAAAGACATcaggaaaaaaga
The Populus nigra chromosome 3, ddPopNigr1.1, whole genome shotgun sequence genome window above contains:
- the LOC133687759 gene encoding uncharacterized protein LOC133687759 — translated: MGDSSASYIHMVHHLIEECIIFNMSKEECMEALSKHADIKPVITSTVWKELEKENKEFFEAYEKRRGEKAVQEGDKSTGSKT